A section of the Babylonia areolata isolate BAREFJ2019XMU chromosome 1, ASM4173473v1, whole genome shotgun sequence genome encodes:
- the LOC143284680 gene encoding 4-aminobutyrate aminotransferase, mitochondrial-like isoform X1, giving the protein MALRSVLHCCSRGGRWRRRVMPFAGGQARALATAGLEPSAPQMITEVPGPRSVQLTKELNTVQESGAVQFFVDYDRSQGNYIVDADGNTMLDLYTQIASIPLGYNHPRIIEAFKDPKNQATFINRPAMGVYPGADHVDRLRNTLLSVAPPGLRNVQTMACGACSVEHGLKAMFMTYQRRKRGGAAPKEEELTSCLKNQPPGCPHLSVLSFNNAFHGRTMGALSLTHTKWAHKLDFPQPDWPVADFPRLQYPLDQFTAENRREEQRCLDMVRDLMAQWEKKQSPVAAIVSEPVQCEGGDNYASPAFFQGLQDIAREHGASLMLDEVQTGCGITGKFWAHEHFDLREPPDVVPFAKKMLTGGFYHKDEQRPTEPYRIFNTWVGDPSRLALLEAVLDVIRTERLTDSVRDVGDYLMEGLLDIQGTFPGLLSRARGLGIMVAVDCPDPATRETIAARVRDKGVNLGSSGTSTLRLRPTLTLQRHHVDVFLDILRGVLRDVAH; this is encoded by the exons gAGGCCAGGCGAGAGCCCTGGCTACAGCGGGACTCGAACCCTCGGCCCCCCAGATGATAACAGAGGTGCCAGGACCACGGTCCGTGCAGCTGACCAAAGAACTGAACACAGTGCAG GAATCGGGGGCTGTGCAGTTCTTTGTGGACTATGACCGCAGCCAAGGCAACTACATCGTGGACGCTGATGGTAACACCATGCTGGATCTCTACACACAGATCGCCTCCATTCCACTGG GATATAACCATCCGCGGATAATCGAGGCATTCAAGGATCCGAAAAACCAG GCAACGTTCATCAACCGACCGGCCATGGGTGTGTACCCAGGAGCTGATCACGTGGACAGATTACGTAACACATTGCTGTCG GTGGCGCCCCCTGGCCTGAGGAATGTGCAGACGATGGCATGCGGCGCATGCTCAGTGGAACACGGATTAAAGGCCATGTTCATGACCTATCAG CGGAGGAAGCGGGGAGGGGCGGCTCCCAAGGAAGAGGAGCTGACGTCGTGCCTGAAGAACCAGCCCCCGGGCTGCCCGCACCTGTCTGTGCTGTCCTTCAACAACGCCTTCCACGGCAGGACCATGG GAGCGCTTTCCCTAACGCACACCAAGTGGGCCCATAAGCTGGACTTTCCCCAGCCTGACTGGCCCGTGGCCGACTTCCCCAGGCTGCAGTATCCGCTGGACCAGTTCACTGCGGAGAACCGACGGGAGGAGCAGCGTTGTCTGGACATG GTGCGTGACCTGATGGCGCAGTGGGAAAAGAAGCAGAGCCCTGTGGCGGCCATCGTGTCGGAGCCCGTACAGTGTGAAGGGGGCGACAACTACGCCAGTCCTGCCTTCTTCCAGGGCCTGCAGGACATCGCCAGagag CACGGAGCCTCCCTGATGCTGGACGAGGTGCAGACAGGCTGTGGCATCACGGGAAAGTTCTGGGCGCACGAGCACTTCGACCTCCGTGAGCCCCCCGACGTGGTGCCGTTCGCCAAGAAGATGCTCACCGGGGGCTTCTACCACAAGGACGAGCAGAGACCCACGGAG CCGTATCGTATCTTCAACACCTGGGTTGGAGACCCGTCCAGACTGGCCCTGCTGGAGGCTGTACTTGATGTGATACGGACTGAACGTCTGACGGACAGTGTGAGGGACGTTGGCGATTACCTCATGGAGGGACTGTTGGacatacag GGCACGTTCCCGGGACTGCTGTCCCGTGCCCGAGGTCTGGGCATCATGGTGGCAGTGGACTGTCCCGACCCCGCCACCAGAGAGACCATCGCCGCCAGGGTCAGGGACAAAG GGGTGAACCTGGGCAGTTCCGGCACCAGCACCCTCCGCCTGAGGCCCACCCTCACCCTGCAGCGCCACCATGTCGACGTGTTTCTGGACATCTTAAGGGGCGTGCTCCGGGACGTCGCGCACTGA
- the LOC143284680 gene encoding 4-aminobutyrate aminotransferase, mitochondrial-like isoform X2, translating to MALRSVLHCCSRGGRWRRRVMPFAGGQARALATAGLEPSAPQMITEVPGPRSVQLTKELNTVQESGAVQFFVDYDRSQGNYIVDADGNTMLDLYTQIASIPLGYNHPRIIEAFKDPKNQATFINRPAMGVYPGADHVDRLRNTLLSVAPPGLRNVQTMACGACSVEHGLKAMFMTYQRRKRGGAAPKEEELTSCLKNQPPGCPHLSVLSFNNAFHGRTMGALSLTHTKWAHKLDFPQPDWPVADFPRLQYPLDQFTAENRREEQRCLDMVRDLMAQWEKKQSPVAAIVSEPVQCEGGDNYASPAFFQGLQDIAREHGASLMLDEVQTGCGITGKFWAHEHFDLREPPDVVPFAKKMLTGGFYHKDEQRPTEVCSINIGPAEVCSINIGPRRYVALTCAHRGM from the exons gAGGCCAGGCGAGAGCCCTGGCTACAGCGGGACTCGAACCCTCGGCCCCCCAGATGATAACAGAGGTGCCAGGACCACGGTCCGTGCAGCTGACCAAAGAACTGAACACAGTGCAG GAATCGGGGGCTGTGCAGTTCTTTGTGGACTATGACCGCAGCCAAGGCAACTACATCGTGGACGCTGATGGTAACACCATGCTGGATCTCTACACACAGATCGCCTCCATTCCACTGG GATATAACCATCCGCGGATAATCGAGGCATTCAAGGATCCGAAAAACCAG GCAACGTTCATCAACCGACCGGCCATGGGTGTGTACCCAGGAGCTGATCACGTGGACAGATTACGTAACACATTGCTGTCG GTGGCGCCCCCTGGCCTGAGGAATGTGCAGACGATGGCATGCGGCGCATGCTCAGTGGAACACGGATTAAAGGCCATGTTCATGACCTATCAG CGGAGGAAGCGGGGAGGGGCGGCTCCCAAGGAAGAGGAGCTGACGTCGTGCCTGAAGAACCAGCCCCCGGGCTGCCCGCACCTGTCTGTGCTGTCCTTCAACAACGCCTTCCACGGCAGGACCATGG GAGCGCTTTCCCTAACGCACACCAAGTGGGCCCATAAGCTGGACTTTCCCCAGCCTGACTGGCCCGTGGCCGACTTCCCCAGGCTGCAGTATCCGCTGGACCAGTTCACTGCGGAGAACCGACGGGAGGAGCAGCGTTGTCTGGACATG GTGCGTGACCTGATGGCGCAGTGGGAAAAGAAGCAGAGCCCTGTGGCGGCCATCGTGTCGGAGCCCGTACAGTGTGAAGGGGGCGACAACTACGCCAGTCCTGCCTTCTTCCAGGGCCTGCAGGACATCGCCAGagag CACGGAGCCTCCCTGATGCTGGACGAGGTGCAGACAGGCTGTGGCATCACGGGAAAGTTCTGGGCGCACGAGCACTTCGACCTCCGTGAGCCCCCCGACGTGGTGCCGTTCGCCAAGAAGATGCTCACCGGGGGCTTCTACCACAAGGACGAGCAGAGACCCACGGAGGTATGTAGCATTAACATAGGCCCAGCGGAG GTATGTAGCATTAACATAGGCCCACGGAGGTATGTAGCATTAACATGCGCCCATAGAGGTATGTAG